A DNA window from Turicibacter sp. TJ11 contains the following coding sequences:
- a CDS encoding MFS transporter, with translation MKSYNFYKWRVWTILAFSLVLSLFHRGAMGVISPSMSLDLNASASQMSNIASVTFYTYALMQIPAGLLLDRYGYRKINGIGMLITGLGALLLGVTSSIPLAYISRLLVGLGTSVIFISVLKAQSIWFSRDEFTKASGLLAFIGNTGGVLATFPLAFLVTYIGWRFSMIVMGIICLLLFVVIFFYVKNHPNDYGYEPQGEAKNSSPLHLKDSFKSVIFNTAIWRNFFALFTLVGCTTAFSGVWGTNYLITVYQITETKASFYISFILVGLIVGALCIHPILNWFNHQPVLCQRGASILMTLCWVYFLLITAGKPSLVVLPILFFLIGFSATAHILSFTDITDRCTSDYSGLASSFINAGEFISSSVITLFIGIFLDLTYTGTTMNGVRSYTPTQYQLCFLIFLFISALGILTSFIPSKQEKEKIAPSIASTN, from the coding sequence ATGAAAAGTTATAATTTTTACAAATGGAGAGTTTGGACAATTCTTGCCTTTTCTTTAGTTCTTTCACTTTTTCATCGTGGAGCCATGGGGGTTATTTCACCTTCAATGAGTCTTGATTTAAATGCTTCTGCTTCACAAATGAGCAATATTGCCTCTGTCACCTTTTACACCTATGCTCTCATGCAAATTCCCGCAGGATTATTACTTGATCGATATGGGTATCGTAAAATTAATGGGATTGGAATGCTAATCACTGGATTAGGTGCGCTTTTGCTAGGCGTGACTTCTTCAATTCCTTTAGCCTATATTAGTCGATTACTCGTAGGATTAGGAACGTCTGTCATCTTCATTTCTGTTTTGAAGGCTCAAAGTATTTGGTTTAGTCGAGATGAATTTACAAAAGCTTCTGGTCTTCTTGCTTTTATTGGAAACACAGGAGGCGTACTAGCAACTTTTCCATTAGCCTTCTTAGTGACCTATATCGGATGGCGCTTTTCAATGATAGTCATGGGAATCATCTGTCTTCTTCTATTTGTTGTCATCTTCTTTTACGTTAAAAACCATCCTAATGACTATGGATATGAACCTCAAGGAGAAGCTAAAAACTCTTCACCTCTTCACCTTAAAGATTCATTTAAATCCGTGATTTTCAACACCGCTATTTGGCGTAACTTCTTTGCTTTATTTACATTAGTCGGATGTACAACTGCGTTTTCGGGTGTTTGGGGGACTAATTACTTAATAACCGTGTATCAAATCACAGAAACTAAAGCCTCTTTTTATATTTCCTTTATTTTAGTTGGTTTAATTGTCGGTGCGTTATGCATTCATCCGATTTTAAACTGGTTTAACCATCAACCCGTCTTATGCCAACGAGGAGCTTCTATTTTAATGACACTTTGCTGGGTTTATTTCTTACTTATTACCGCAGGAAAACCAAGTCTCGTCGTCTTACCTATTTTATTCTTTTTAATCGGCTTTTCAGCGACTGCACATATTTTATCATTCACTGACATTACTGATCGATGTACGAGCGATTATAGTGGTCTTGCAAGTAGTTTTATCAATGCAGGAGAATTTATTTCTAGCTCAGTGATCACTTTATTTATTGGAATTTTTTTAGATTTAACCTATACAGGTACAACGATGAATGGCGTTCGATCATATACACCCACTCAATATCAGCTTTGTTTTTTAATCTTCTTATTCATCTCTGCTCTAGGTATTCTAACTAGCTTTATTCCATCTAAACAAGAAAAAGAAAAAATAGCTCCTTCCATTGCTTCTACGAATTAA